Genomic DNA from Lepeophtheirus salmonis chromosome 9, UVic_Lsal_1.4, whole genome shotgun sequence:
AAATGCATTTCGGTCACAATATCCTTTACGACATTGTTTTTTAACcctaaaaaatgatggaaagtaactttattattttataaagtagtCATAGGTGAATACATAACATGTTATGCAAGTTTAACAAGGGGCATCCACAGAGGAAGGGCTGTAGTTGCCCCCCCCCTCCCGATataggaattttttattcttactagaaaattttatattcaaaatttattttacaataagttatttatttgaattttaattaaatttttccaattttcttgcaaaaaaattaattgtctgtgaatagctttggaattttgaatatatattttaacaaaatttaacaaaaaattccaaaaaccaagtctcTCTCCCCctccccacccccaaaaaaaaaataaaaatatatatatataattttgtggacGCTTCTGTtaactgtataattttttatgctaattaattaattatctataaacTATTTGTTATATACATTATGCAATatgcaaaaattcaatataaactttataaagCCTATAAAGTTGTTTAGCTAACTACTATACATATTGCTTATCTCTTGTCTCGATATCTTTGATGATGTTGTTCACATTGACATCCAGAGTGTTCAAAAAGTTATCAATAGCATCATTTAAAAGAGCCATGCCCAAAGACTCATCATCGTCCTTCAAGCTACGACTTGCATCATTTGGAACTCCAAAAGCAGGAGAATCTGGTAGTTCACTCAAAACAGACCAAAAAATCCATTTACCTAAAAACTATATAATCggtttattatttgttaataaataaaggacataaaaaaagacaaaagagATGGATTAGGATATCACGTTTTAGCGTTACCCCAaaagaacttgtagtaaaaGTAATTTACCCCAAAATAGGGCAGAATAATTAGCAGgattgtattttgttcaaaaatacctagctgttcacaaaaaattactaaaatccacagctgtgcacaaaaaattttcaaaactcaattttataaataaaaatttttgaatttgagtttcaaaaatccatacctatacataaaaattaaatgttttgtagaacaatttgaaaaattaaatattttgcagataaaaaattgaaaaattaaattttgctgataaaaaatttgaagaattaaattcagaaatttttttttttttaaatctaagtttttggaaatttttttcaaaagtctacAGTTATtcactgaaaaataatttttggaataaaatttcagacataaattttttggaattcataaaaaatttaattttacctCTAATTTTGCGTAAAAATTTTTCAGCCTgaccaaataaaaaatctagtaaaaaagcaaaaattccttaattgttTTTAGGATGGGGGGGACTACAGCCATCCTGTAGACACCCTTgctgtgtttatttcatttaccaGTAGGAAGTAGTACTCCCATTAcccctaaaattttaaatattagtcaATTTGGGGTAATTTACCACTGTTCCTCGACAATGGGTTAGGATCTAACATACCAAAAGAACGTTGATAGATATAATCACGGATACACATTGCGGACACAATAGTCTATTGTAGATATCCACAGAGTTCCCTCCGCTACGAACATGGTCAATGATGTTATATAAACGTGATACACGAGAATCCGTATTTTTTGTGGGCAGGGGTCGACCACTCCAAAAGAATGTTGGAATGATCCATAGGAGTAACGTAAATAAAGTCTGAAATAGTTTGTGGAAATCATGCGTAATCAATACTCTTTGGGGttgaatgaaaataacttaCAAACCCACCACTGATGATTAAATTCTGAGTTGC
This window encodes:
- the LOC121124820 gene encoding uncharacterized protein → MNLSVLLLVLTILGVPLSITFGNESEKKVLQEDVGSGRSIFPWYFPFLPQWKGVNIGGEFNTIKSPEDVGFFMTRAFSSLLISNIGWLIVHILFWRGTVTRSDELQFPFNIITLFFGSNDSGDSDELLLQNSEGEINGNDLINFYTDPKVATQNLIISGGFTLFTLLLWIIPTFFWSGRPLPTKNTDSRVSRLYNIIDHVRSGGNSVDIYNRLLCPQCVSVIISINVLLFLGKWIFWSVLSELPDSPAFGVPNDASRSLKDDDESLGMALLNDAIDNFLNTLDVNVNNIIKDIETRDKQYV